In the Alistipes provencensis genome, TGGTCGAGTTTATGAAGGAGCACATCGGCGAGGAGTTCGAGGGTCACATCTCGGGTCTCACGGAGTGGGGCGTCTATGTGGAGCTGGACGAGACCCACATCGAGGGCATGTCATTCCTGAGGGACATCGAGGGAGACTTCTTCCAGTTCGACGAACAGCTCTACGAGATCATCGGCCGCTCGACGGGCATCCGCTTGACGCTGGGCAGTCCGGTGCGCATCCGCGTGAAGCGCGCCGACCTGCAGAAGCGCCAGCTCGACTTCGAGGTGCTGCTGCCCGAGGCCGCCGCACGCCGCACCGCCGCGTCGTCCGAAAGCCGCGGTCACGGTCCCAAGGTCCGCACCTCGTCGCGCCGCAAAGGTAAATAGGCTGTCGCACACGACGCAAAAAGGGAAGCCCTCGGGCTTCCCTTTTTGCATGCGGTCGTTGCTCTTTTAGAAGAGGTTCACACCGTCGAGCGTGGCGATCAGGTAGGTGGCGGCCACCGTCAGGATAGCGTACAGCTCGGGGAAAGCCGCGAGGATCAGCGTCTTACCCATCACGTCGTGGCCGTTGCCGATGGCTGCGATACCGTTGGCGCAGACCTTGGCCTGATAGATCGAAGCGGCGAGGTTCACCATACCGACCAGCAGACCGGCACCGAAGATAGCGGCGCCCTGCACCAGCGTCGGAGCCGTCAGGCCCTTCTGCACCAGAAAGAAGCAGACGAAACCGTAGAGACCCTGCGAACCCGGAAGGGCCGAAAGGATCATGTAGCTACCGAAAGCCCCGCCGTTCTTCTTCATGGCCCCTACCGCGGCCTGACCCGTAATGGCGGTACCGATCGACGAGGCGACACCTGCCAGGCCCACCATCAGCGCTACGCCGACGTAAGCCAATACCAATGCTGTTGTTTCCATAATGAGTTGAGTTTTTAATTGTTATTATTCGTTAGTATCATTCATTTTACGGATGGGATCGAAATTGCGCGGGGCCATTTCGAAACCGGCATTCTTGAAAAACTCGACGAACGTCAGACGCAGCGGGTGCACGAACGACGAGATGGTGGACATGAAGAGGTTGATGCCGTGGCCGATCAGCAGGATCGGAATCATCACCAGCAGCCGCACCACGATGCCCGAGCCCTCGGGGACGAAGCCCGCGGCCAGCGTGTTGAACACCAGCGCCAGCACGCCGCCCGAAAGTCCGATGGCGAACAGACGGATGTACGACAGCACGTCGCTCAGCAGTCCCGTGAGGTTGTTATACAGGTCCCACAGCCCCGCACCGAAGTTGATGAGCGGATTGCGCTTCGGGTCGTTCAGCAACAGCATCAGCACCGCGCCGACACCCAACGCCACATAGAAAGCCACCGACGAGGAGCCGAAGCCCGGGATGGCGAGGCCCGCCATCGGGAGTCCCATGGCCAGACAGCACGAGACGAGGATGATGAACCATCCCAGCATGCCCAGCGCACGGCTGAGGCCGAAGCAGCGGACGGTCATCCAGATGTTGAGCATCATGCCGAAGAGTATCTGCACCACGCCGATAACCAGCGCGATGGAGAAGAACTGTCCCTGAAAATCGAAGAATTTCACCGTGGGGAACCATTCGTTCATGTTGATGCCGAAGAACGAGCCGCACAACGCGCCGAAAACGACGGTCGACAGACCGCACAGCGTGGCGAACCACGCCGCCTGATGCATCATGCCGGGCTTCTTGTTCTTGGCCAGCATCCACACGCCCAGCAGGGTCAGGATCAGGCCGTAACCGGCGTCGTTCAGGCAGATGCCGAAAAAGAGCATGTAGAACGGTGCGAAGAACGGCGTGAGGTCCATCGTTCCGTATTTCGGACGGGCGTACATGTCGCCCACCATCTCGAAAATACGCGCGAACCAGCGGTTCTTGAGCTTCACGGGCGTCTCGTCCTCGGGCGTGGGGTCGCCCTTGAGGTAGACCACGTTGGGATACTCCTCCAGCAGGGCATCCACCTTGTCGGAAGTCTCCTTCTCGGCCCAGCCCTCCATGACGACCAGCGTGCCGTCGGCGGCCTCCTGCGCCGTGGCTGTCACCTGCACGCCCTGCAAACGCTCTTTCAGCGAGCAGGCATGCTCTGCGAGCAGCTCCTCCGAAGCGGCCACGCGCGAAAATTCGGCGTCGAGGGCCCCGAGTTTCTTTCTGGCGTCGGCAATGCGGCTCTCTGCCCCACGAATGTCCATCGTCGGGGTCTTCATCTCCTGTGCATCGAGCGTCACCTCCTCGCCGGGCTTGGCCACGACGACGAACCACACCATGGCATCCGTCCGGCTGACCTCCGAAATCGTATAGGTCTCGGACCATTCGGCCAACTGCTTGTCGAAGGTGTTGCGCTGGGTGAAGAAATAGCGCAGGACGATGCCCTCGGCGGCGAGTTTTTTCGTGCGCTCCACGTCGAAGGCACCCCACGGGCGCAACTCCTCGGCGGCCTTTTCCAGACGGCCGATCTCGGTATGGAGCGCCGTAGCCTGCTGGTGCGCAGCGGCATAGTGTTCATAAGCCTCCTTGCCCGACGCAAACGCTTTCGCCTTCGCGTCGCAGCGGCCCTCCTCGGCGCGGAAGTTCTTCAGGAACTCCGCAGCTTTCGCATGGCCTTCGATGTCGAGCAGCAACTGGCGGTCCTCCTCGGAGGGTTCCCAGCCCTTGGTGGTGATGTCCACCAAGCCGAGTTCGCGCAGCTTCTCGATGAAATCCTCGCTTTGCGCCGCATAGAGCACAAAGTTGTATTTCGACATTTTGGCTATCATAACATCACGCCCTCCCCGGCGGCCTGCTGTTTGGTTTTCACGATCTTCTGGGCCGACTTGGAGAGGTTCTCCTCATCCTCCATGAAGCGTTTGATCTTGCGTATGGCGTCCTCGTACCCGGGTATCTGCACCTTTTCGTACAAGTTCACCTTCTGAGTGGTTTTGCGGCGCGCGTGGTCCAGCAGTTCCATCTTGCGGTTGTACACCTCGAACTCGATGCCCAACTGCGCCATGCGCTTGAGGATATCGATTCCGTCGGCGAACCACACCGGAGAGGAGAACAGGTCGTAGGGTTTCTCCTCGAATTTCACATCCTGCAGGACCGGGGTGCGCACACCCGCGATCTTCTGTATCGACAAATCGACATCGACGATGCGCAAGAGGTCACAATCAAACTCTCCCCAGAGCGACACCATGTAGTCGTACTCGGCCTTCAGGGCGTCGAGCCGGCGGCGGTAGTCGCTTGCGGAGTCCTTCGCCTTCTTCACCTCGGAGCGCAGGGCCGACTCCTTACTTTTGATCGTAGGGAGGGCCTTCTGGCGCATTTTCAACTGTTTGCCGAGGTCGCCGAGCGAGGTCTTGTTATATTGAAATTTGATTGCCATTGCGGATTAGGCCTCCTTCCAGTATTTTTTGATGAGCTCCTCCTTGATGGCGACCTCCTCCTTGGAGAAGTATTTCGCAAAGAGGCCCCACGCCGTGTCGAGCATCTCGGTGATCTCGATGTTGACGTCGATGGCCAGCAGCTTCTCCGAATAGTCGAACGCGAATTTCAGCGTGCGCTCGTCGTAATCCGAGAGGTCGAAACCGTTCTCCAGCTTGGTCTTGGCATTGGCGGCATCGGCGTACAGACGCACACAGGCGTTCATTACCTGCGGATGGTCCTCGCGGGTCTTCTTGCCGATGACGAGCTGTTTCAGACGCGACAGCGAACGGAACGGGTCGACAATGACCTTGCCCGTATCGGAGTCGTTGCGCAGGAACAACTGGCCCTCGGTGATGTAACCCGTATTGTCGGGGATGGCGTGCGTGATGTCGCCGCCCGAAAGCGTCGTCACAGCGATGATCGTGATCGAACCGCCGTTGGGAAGCTGCACGGCCTTTTCATAAATTTTCGCCAAATCGGAATATAATGAACCGGGCATCGAGTCCTTCGACGGAATCTGGTCCATACGGTTCGACACGATGGCCAGCGCATCGGCGTAAAGCGTCATGTCGGTCAGCAGCACCAGCACCTTTTCGCCCTTGTCGACGGCGAAGTACTCGGCGGCGGTCAGCGCCATGTCGGGAACGAGCAGTCGCTCGACGGGCGGGTTCTCCGTGGTATTGACGAACGACACGATGCGGTCCAAAGCGCCTGCGTTCTCGAAGACCGACTTGAAATAGAGGAAGTCGTCGTTGGTGAGTCCCATACCGCCGAGAATGATCTTGTCGGCCTTGGCACGCAGGGCCACGTTGGCCATCACGGCGTTATAAGGCTGGTCGGGGTCGGCGAAGAACGGAATCTTCTGGCCCGTGACGATCGTATTGTTCAGGTCGATGCCGGCGATACCCGTGGCGATCAGCTCCGAAGGCTGGATACGCCGGAAAGGGTTCACCGTCGGGCCGCCGATCTCGCGGGCCTCGCCCTCGATGATCTCGCCGCCCTCCAGCGGTTCGCCGTAGGCGTTGAAGAAACGCCCGGCGAGGTTGTCCGAGACACGCAGCTTGGGAGGTTCGCCGTGGAAGATGACCTCCGAGTCGGTGGCCAGTCCTTCGGTACCCGCGAAAACCTGCAGCGTGATGTTCTCGCCCATAATCTTCACCACCTGCGCCAGCCGGCCGCCGACGGTGGCCAGCTCGTCGTTGCCCACGCCCTGCGCACGCAGGGTCACGGTAGCCTTGGTGATGTTGTCAATCTTGGTATATATCTTCTGAAATGCTCGTGTTGTCATGGCTTATTTGTTTTTTTCACTCACATACTGCTCGATCTGCTTGCGGTAATCCTCGAACTTCTCCGACTTCCACTCCGAGTAGTTCATCTGGCGGAAGAGGTTGATAAGCCCCTTGAAGAACTGCGAGCACTCCTCGAAATCGGCGAACGAGAACGACTGGTTGCAGATGCCGAGCACCATCTTGTACATCATCTGCTGGCGTTCGATCGGGCAGTTGGCGTCGATCGCGTCAAAGGCGTCCTGCTGCAGGATCACGAAGTCGATGAGCTCCGACTTCCAGAAACGTTCGTGGTACTCCACCGGCACGCCGTCGTCGCCCAGAATGTTGATCTGGTCGTTGGCCTCCTTGCCGCGCTGCACGATGGTCTTGCCGGCATAGACGAGGTCCACCCAGTCCTTCTCGATCTGACCGTCGAGGTACTCGCGGATTTCGGGGTACTCGAGGTACTTCGAATAGGACTCCAGCGGGTCGATGGCCGGGTAGCGCTTCGAGTCGGCACGGCCCTGCGAAAGTGCGTAGAAACAGCGCGCGGCCTTCTTCGTGGATTCGGTCACCGGCTCCTTGAGGTTACCGCCCGCAGGCGACACCGTGCCGAGGAACGTCACCGAACCCGTATCGCCGCCGACGAGCTTCACCAGCCCGGCGCGCGAGTAGAAGTTCGAGATGATCGCCGAAAGGTCCATCGGGAAAGCGTCCTGACCCGGAAGCTCCTCCAGACGGTTCGACATCTCGCGCAGCGCCTGCGCCCAGCGCGACGTCGAGTCGGCCATAACCAGCACCTTGAGACCCATGGCGCGGTAATATTCGCCGATGGTCATACCCGTATAGACCGACGCCTCACGCGCGGCGACGGGCATGTTCGACGTATTGCAGATGATGATCGTGCGCTCCATGAGGTTGTGGCCCGTGCGGGGGTCGATCAGCTCGGGGAACTCCTTGAAGATCTCGACCACCTCGTTGGCGCGCTCGCCGCAGGCCACCATGATGATGACGTCGGCATCGGCCTGCTTCGAAATGGCGTGCTGGAGCACCGTCTTGCCGGCGCCGAAAGGCCCCGGGATAAAGCCCGTACCGCCCTCGGCCATCGGGTTGAAGGTGTCGATGGCGCGCACACCGGTAATCATCACGCGCGAGGGGCGCGGTTTCTCGGTGTAGCAGCGCACGGCCTGCTTCACGGGCCATTTCTGCACCATCGTCACGTCGTGGTCCTTGCCCTCGGCGTCGGTCAGCGTGGCGACCGTGTCAGTCACTTTATATTTGCCGGCCTTGGCGACGCTCTTGACCGTATAGCTGTCGGTCATCGCGAAGGGAACCATGATCTTGTGCATCACCCATTGCTCCTTCACCTCGCCCAGCCACGATGCCGCGGAAACCTTGTCGCCCGCCTTGGCCAGCGGCGTAAATTCCCACTCGGCCGAGAAGTCGATCGGGTCGGTGATCGAACCGCGGGCGATGAACAGCCCGTCCATCTTCTCGAGGTCGTTCTGCAGACCGTCGTAGTTGCGCGACAAAATGCCCGGGGCGAGCGTCACCTCGAGCATGTGCCCCTCGAACTCCACCTTGTCGCCGATCTTCAGACCGCGGGTGCTGTCAAAAACCTGAACATAGGCGGCGTCGCCTACGACCTTGATGACCTCGGCCATCATTTTGGTATCCCCTGCCCAGACATAGCAGATCTCGTTCTGGCCCACGGCTCCGTCAGCCTTGACGATCACGATGTTGGAGATGATACCGTTTACACGTCCTGTCGTTTTCATTGTATCTTTTTATTGTTTATTTCTTGTCGATCAGCTCCTTTCCGTCCAGCTCGGCCAGCAGCCGGGCAAACATCTCGCGGCCGCGGGCGGCGTCGAGCTGCGTCCAGCGGGCCACGATGTTGATCCGCGCCAGATAGGAAAGGATGGCGTTAATGTCGAAATAGTCGAACGTGGCCAGCTCCGTGGCTTCGTTCCAGCGCACGAGATCGATTTTGTGCTCCTTCTCGACGAGGTTCGCCTCGTCGTTCACGGCCGCGATCACCGCGTCGATATAGGGCAGTTCGCCCCGCAGTCCGAAATCGGCCGCCGAGCTGCGCTGCAACTGTTCGGCGACGTCGCCGTCCCCGACCACGACCTCTTCAACGGCACGTCCCGCGGCACGCGCCGTAACGGCGGCCGAGACGTTGCGCAGGTTGCGGTCGAAAGCCGACCATTCGCGCAGGAAATGGCTCCCGGCCTTGGCACACGCCGCATAGTAGGCGCCGAACAGCTCCTTTTCGAAGCGCTGCGCGGTGTCGACCTCCTCGGCGTCCTCGCCCTCGGGATCGGCATAGGCCCTCACCACGCGGGCAACCGCTCCGGGCAGCCGCTTCGGGGCTTTCAGCTCCTCCTCCAGCTCCTCGCGCGAAAGGTTGCCCAGCGGATTGTAGGCCGAGCGTCCCCCGCGCAGGGCGGCGATGTTCTCACAGTCGTAGTAGCCGTACAGGAGCCGCACCTCGCGGGCGTCGTCCCCGGTCACCCCCTCCAGAATCTCGGAGACGATGGCCCGGGCGTCGAACCCTTTGGTGTCGGCGTCGAGCGAGTACTCCTTCAGCCCGGCTACCAGACAATAATATTCGGTCGCAAACATAGCTTACGCCTTAAACAGCAACTGATAAACCTTGTCGCGCAGGTACTCCGCGAGCAGCGCCTCGATGTCGGCGTCGGCGAACGAAATGTAATAGCCGCCGTCCTTGGCACCCACCTTGAAGCCGGTCTTCACCTCTTTCGAGTAGCCGACCTCGATGCCTGCGCCCAGCAATTCCTGAGCGCTCTTGCCGAACGCCTCGTCGAGCTTCTTGCGCTCACCCTCGGGCAGCAGGGCCTGCAGTTCGACCTTGCCCGAATCGGCCCCGTTCCAGTTCTTCGCCACGGCGACGAGCATCTCCTTGATGAACGCCGGGTCCACGACAGCCTCCTTCACGCCGCCAGCCGTAGCCTTGGCGATGATGAGCGACGCGATCTCCTGCTTGAGTTTCGAAACGGCCTGCTTGCCGGCCAGCGCGATCTCGGTCATGGTGTTCTTCTCGACATCCTCGGCCTTCACCTGCGCCTTCTTAACGATGTCCTCGGCCTCGGCGCGGGCCTCGGCAACGATCTTCTGAGCCTCGGTTTTGGCGTCGGCGACCAGCTTGTCGGCCTCGGCACGGCCTTTCTCCAACCCTTCGTCGTAGAGCTTCTGGGTCAACTGTTGCAGTTTGTTTTCCATAGCGTTATCTTGTTTTGATTATTGTTTTCCGTTTTAACGTACAAATATATAAAAGATTATGCAGAATCCTCGGCCAAAAACGACAATTTTCCTATTTTGACAAGTTTCCGACTCAAAAGGAGCAAAACCCGCACAATATACATGACGCCATACGGCGAAGGTCCCCGCACGTCGGATAATTTTACTAATTTAGGGCCGTAAAAACGACGACTATGAAGAAACTGGCTCTATTTTTCCTCCTCGCTACGGGCACAACGGCACTCTGCGCACAACCCGATTCGCTCGACTACCGCAGCGACTATTATTCCGCGAAACGCGCCCAACAGGAGCGCGTCGCCGTGCAGCCGCAGCACATCGTGATGCTGGGCAACAGCCTCACCGAACGGGGTGCATGGGCCGACCTGCTGCAAGACAGTCTCGTGGTGAACCGCGGCATCGGCGGCGACTGCGTGGCGGGCATGACCGCGCGTCTCGGTGCGATCGTCGCGGGAAAGCCCCGGGCCCTCTTCCTGATGGCGGGCGTCAACGACCTGATCTTTTCGAAAATTACCCCCGAAGCGCTACTCGGGCAATACGAGCGGCTGCTGGACGCGATCCGCGCGGCCTCGCCCCGAACCACGGTCTTCATCCAGAGCCTGCTGCCGCTGGACGAGGTACAGAACGAGGAGTATTTCGCAGGCAAGAATGCCCGCATCGAGGCTTTCAACGCCCTGCTGCGCGACATGGCCCGGCGGCGCGGGCTCGACTACATCGACATCCGGAGCCGGATGGCCTGCGACGGGAAGATGCCCGCGGAATACACCGTCGACGGCATCCACCTCAACGCCGCGGGCTACGCCGTATGGGTCGACGTCCTGCGGCCTTATCTCCCTTAAATAAAAAGCGGATGGATAGTTGAACTATCCATCCGCTTTTTCATGGAAGCGCAGAACCGGGCCGAGAGTAAGATGACATCCGGCCGCCCTAAAACCCGCTTTTTAAGCGGGCGCAGAACCGGACAGGCAACGCGATGCCGCCTCTTTCGCGCCCTAAAACCCGCCTCTTAGGCGGGCTGGTGCTGGGGCCTCAACAAATCCTGCACCACCTTGACGGGCGAGAAGGTCGTGACGGGCACGTCGACGAAAACCGTGTTCCACCGGGCCATCGCGCCGTTCCACAGCCCCGGAAGCTCCTGAGCCCGCAGGTCGCGGCCGCCCGACGATTTCGACGAGATGAAACCCGTCGAGGGGTCGGTGTATTTGCGCAGATCGAATTTCCGGCCTTTCGAATCGCGGATGCCGCAGACGAGGTCCACGGGGTTGAAATGCGTGGCCGACTGCATCAAGGGCAGGTCTTCGGGCGCGATCTGGCTCGACTCGGCGATCTGCAACGACTCCGTTCCGTCGGGGTTTCCGACCCAGAAAGGCCCGCCGCCCGGCTCGCCCTCGTTGCGAACCATGCCGCAGACGCGGATCGGACGGTCCAGCACGGCGCGCAGCAGGGCCGAATCGTAGTCGGCGGGAAGTTTTACGCAAAGCCGTTTTTCGATGAATTCGGCAATGGGCTCCAGCTCGGCTCCGCCCACCTCGAGGGCCTTGAGGTACTCGAAAGCCCGATCCTCGAGGTCGAGCAGGATGCCCGCAAGCACCTTCTTATAACGGATCGTGTCGCCGCGCAGGGCGTCGGTCGTCACGTTGTCGATATTTTTGATAAACACGAGGTCGGCATCGATTTCGTTCAGGTTCTCGATCAGCGCCCCGTGGCCCGCGGGACGGAACAGCAGCGAGCCGTCGTCCTGCCGGAAAGGCGTATTGTCGGGATTCACGGCGATGGTGTCGGTCGCCGGTTTCTGCACCGAGAACGTGATGTCGTAACGGATGCCGAACCGTTTTTCATAGAACGGCACCTTCTCGGCGAGCAGCTCCTCGAATCCGGCGACATGCTCGGGGGATACGGTGAAATGGATGCGCGCCACACCCTTTGCGGCGGCATAGGTCGCGCCCTCGACCAGATGCTCCTCGACAGCCTTGCGGGCCCCCTCGGGATAGGCGTGGAACGTGACGAGCCCCTTGGGTTTGCGGCCGTAGTTCAGTCCGTCGTTCACGATGGCGCTGACAATGGCTTTGGCGTCGGCCCCGGCCGGAAGCACGGCTTTCAGTTCAGGCCAGAAGGCGAATTTCTCGATGTTATCCAGCAGGGTATCGATGCCCTTGCCGCGCTTGCCGTCGTTGACGAACTCGAACAACTCCTTGAACATGCGCGTCGCGGCACCCGA is a window encoding:
- a CDS encoding DUF2764 family protein, which translates into the protein MFATEYYCLVAGLKEYSLDADTKGFDARAIVSEILEGVTGDDAREVRLLYGYYDCENIAALRGGRSAYNPLGNLSREELEEELKAPKRLPGAVARVVRAYADPEGEDAEEVDTAQRFEKELFGAYYAACAKAGSHFLREWSAFDRNLRNVSAAVTARAAGRAVEEVVVGDGDVAEQLQRSSAADFGLRGELPYIDAVIAAVNDEANLVEKEHKIDLVRWNEATELATFDYFDINAILSYLARINIVARWTQLDAARGREMFARLLAELDGKELIDKK
- a CDS encoding ATPase, with translation METTALVLAYVGVALMVGLAGVASSIGTAITGQAAVGAMKKNGGAFGSYMILSALPGSQGLYGFVCFFLVQKGLTAPTLVQGAAIFGAGLLVGMVNLAASIYQAKVCANGIAAIGNGHDVMGKTLILAAFPELYAILTVAATYLIATLDGVNLF
- a CDS encoding V-type ATP synthase subunit D; its protein translation is MAIKFQYNKTSLGDLGKQLKMRQKALPTIKSKESALRSEVKKAKDSASDYRRRLDALKAEYDYMVSLWGEFDCDLLRIVDVDLSIQKIAGVRTPVLQDVKFEEKPYDLFSSPVWFADGIDILKRMAQLGIEFEVYNRKMELLDHARRKTTQKVNLYEKVQIPGYEDAIRKIKRFMEDEENLSKSAQKIVKTKQQAAGEGVML
- a CDS encoding V-type ATP synthase subunit A; the encoded protein is MKTTGRVNGIISNIVIVKADGAVGQNEICYVWAGDTKMMAEVIKVVGDAAYVQVFDSTRGLKIGDKVEFEGHMLEVTLAPGILSRNYDGLQNDLEKMDGLFIARGSITDPIDFSAEWEFTPLAKAGDKVSAASWLGEVKEQWVMHKIMVPFAMTDSYTVKSVAKAGKYKVTDTVATLTDAEGKDHDVTMVQKWPVKQAVRCYTEKPRPSRVMITGVRAIDTFNPMAEGGTGFIPGPFGAGKTVLQHAISKQADADVIIMVACGERANEVVEIFKEFPELIDPRTGHNLMERTIIICNTSNMPVAAREASVYTGMTIGEYYRAMGLKVLVMADSTSRWAQALREMSNRLEELPGQDAFPMDLSAIISNFYSRAGLVKLVGGDTGSVTFLGTVSPAGGNLKEPVTESTKKAARCFYALSQGRADSKRYPAIDPLESYSKYLEYPEIREYLDGQIEKDWVDLVYAGKTIVQRGKEANDQINILGDDGVPVEYHERFWKSELIDFVILQQDAFDAIDANCPIERQQMMYKMVLGICNQSFSFADFEECSQFFKGLINLFRQMNYSEWKSEKFEDYRKQIEQYVSEKNK
- a CDS encoding V-type ATP synthase subunit B, whose product is MTTRAFQKIYTKIDNITKATVTLRAQGVGNDELATVGGRLAQVVKIMGENITLQVFAGTEGLATDSEVIFHGEPPKLRVSDNLAGRFFNAYGEPLEGGEIIEGEAREIGGPTVNPFRRIQPSELIATGIAGIDLNNTIVTGQKIPFFADPDQPYNAVMANVALRAKADKIILGGMGLTNDDFLYFKSVFENAGALDRIVSFVNTTENPPVERLLVPDMALTAAEYFAVDKGEKVLVLLTDMTLYADALAIVSNRMDQIPSKDSMPGSLYSDLAKIYEKAVQLPNGGSITIIAVTTLSGGDITHAIPDNTGYITEGQLFLRNDSDTGKVIVDPFRSLSRLKQLVIGKKTREDHPQVMNACVRLYADAANAKTKLENGFDLSDYDERTLKFAFDYSEKLLAIDVNIEITEMLDTAWGLFAKYFSKEEVAIKEELIKKYWKEA
- a CDS encoding GDSL-type esterase/lipase family protein; the encoded protein is MKKLALFFLLATGTTALCAQPDSLDYRSDYYSAKRAQQERVAVQPQHIVMLGNSLTERGAWADLLQDSLVVNRGIGGDCVAGMTARLGAIVAGKPRALFLMAGVNDLIFSKITPEALLGQYERLLDAIRAASPRTTVFIQSLLPLDEVQNEEYFAGKNARIEAFNALLRDMARRRGLDYIDIRSRMACDGKMPAEYTVDGIHLNAAGYAVWVDVLRPYLP
- a CDS encoding V-type ATP synthase subunit I produces the protein MSKYNFVLYAAQSEDFIEKLRELGLVDITTKGWEPSEEDRQLLLDIEGHAKAAEFLKNFRAEEGRCDAKAKAFASGKEAYEHYAAAHQQATALHTEIGRLEKAAEELRPWGAFDVERTKKLAAEGIVLRYFFTQRNTFDKQLAEWSETYTISEVSRTDAMVWFVVVAKPGEEVTLDAQEMKTPTMDIRGAESRIADARKKLGALDAEFSRVAASEELLAEHACSLKERLQGVQVTATAQEAADGTLVVMEGWAEKETSDKVDALLEEYPNVVYLKGDPTPEDETPVKLKNRWFARIFEMVGDMYARPKYGTMDLTPFFAPFYMLFFGICLNDAGYGLILTLLGVWMLAKNKKPGMMHQAAWFATLCGLSTVVFGALCGSFFGINMNEWFPTVKFFDFQGQFFSIALVIGVVQILFGMMLNIWMTVRCFGLSRALGMLGWFIILVSCCLAMGLPMAGLAIPGFGSSSVAFYVALGVGAVLMLLLNDPKRNPLINFGAGLWDLYNNLTGLLSDVLSYIRLFAIGLSGGVLALVFNTLAAGFVPEGSGIVVRLLVMIPILLIGHGINLFMSTISSFVHPLRLTFVEFFKNAGFEMAPRNFDPIRKMNDTNE